In the Chaetodon trifascialis isolate fChaTrf1 chromosome 15, fChaTrf1.hap1, whole genome shotgun sequence genome, TATATGGAGAGAATGGACATAAGGAGAGAGACTAGGAGTGAGAGGGGAAAGTATTGTAAAACTGTGAATGCCCACAAACTGGGACCATATGATGATGCGCGTGCGGGGGCCGTGTATATGCTTAATCCTATTTCCTTATCCGGGGTCCGTCCTGGAGGCTCGCCATTGGCCGGCTGCCGTCACGTGGCTTCTTAACTTTGTTCACTTGACAGAAAAGTAGGAGGGTTCAACGGAACAGGAATAACCGAAGAGTAAAGGGATGAGATATAAATTTTAGTTATATATTTTCCGAGTAGGTGCAATTCcacaaaaagactgaaattaATGGCCATGAGCTCCTATTTGATCAACTCCAACTATGTGGACCCGAAGTTCCCACCGTGCGAGGAATACTCACAGAGCGACTATCTGCCCAGCCACTCTCCGGACTATTACAGCTCCCAGAGACAGGAGCCTGCTGCCTTTCAACCGGACTCTCTCTACCACCACCATCAACACCACCCGCACCACCAGCAGCGAGCCGAGCCGCCCTACACGCCGTGCCAGCGTGCAGGGCAGCCCGCATCGGTGGTGATGTCCCCCCGGGGTCACGTCCTACCCCCGTCCGGACTACAGACAACCCCCGTCCCGGAGCAGAGCCACCGCTGCGACTCGGTGACACCGAGCCCGCCTCCGCCTCCGTCTTGCGGCCAAACGCCCCACAGTCAAAGCACTTCGTCCCCCGCGAGCACTCGGAAGGACCCCGTAGTCTATCCGTGGATGAAGAAAGTCCATGTAAACATCGGTAAGTGCTGCATGCaaacttctttctctctctccccctctcgcCTTCGCTGCGCCTTTGTGCCTGCAGTTAAAACCCATGCAGTCAGCTAGGTGTCCACCGTCAAAATCTACGGCTTCCCCTCCCTGTTTTCTGTTAGAAGTAGAAGAGTAGCCCTTGGGTCAAGATTTACGATCGTCTGTTTGCAGGGCCAATATAATTACACCCTCCATAAATTTTTATTACACCTCTCCACTGAGGTGCCTTTTGAAGTCCGATCTCAGTCTCGTCTGCTCTAATTCCTCGCCTTATGACAACTCCGACCGTGGCCATAAGTTATCTTTTATGCTTTGGTAATTTGATTTTAAGTGGTCGGGTTGTGTAAACGGTGTACTTTACTCGAGCCTTGCTTCTTTCCTCGATGTTCCAGGGGAGGGAAAGTTTTATGgcagctgaaatattcatgtttatGGAGCCGGCCGTAAAACACTAATGTAAAACCGAATAGCTCCAGTCTATTATGGCTCGTCTGTAGTGACATAATAGACTTGCTGTCTATTGCGCATCGGGATAAGTGGAGTGCATGTTCGCGCGGCGACAAAATGCCACTTTTTGCACAGTCACCGTAATTCATTCACTCCACCGGACTGTTTACTT is a window encoding:
- the hoxb4a gene encoding homeobox protein Hox-B4a translates to MAMSSYLINSNYVDPKFPPCEEYSQSDYLPSHSPDYYSSQRQEPAAFQPDSLYHHHQHHPHHQQRAEPPYTPCQRAGQPASVVMSPRGHVLPPSGLQTTPVPEQSHRCDSVTPSPPPPPSCGQTPHSQSTSSPASTRKDPVVYPWMKKVHVNIVSSNYTGGEPKRSRTAYTRQQVLELEKEFHYNRYLTRRRRVEIAHTLCLSERQIKIWFQNRRMKWKKDHKLPNTKVRSGTNNTNSQALTGSQNRAGPL